A single Camelus ferus isolate YT-003-E chromosome 3, BCGSAC_Cfer_1.0, whole genome shotgun sequence DNA region contains:
- the SERINC5 gene encoding serine incorporator 5 isoform X2 → MYALYFILVVVLCYVMMSNTVANEMREHIPFFEDICKGIKAGDTCEKLVGYSAVYRVCFGMACFFFLFCLLTLKVNNSKSCRAYIHNGFWFFKLLLLGAMCSGAFFIPDQETFLNAWRYVGAVGGFLFLGIQLLLLVEFAHKWNKNWTAGTAINKLWYASLSLVTLITYSIATGGLILMAVFYTQKDGCMDNKILLGVNGGLCLLISVVAISPPVQDRQPHSGLLQSGLISCYVTYLTFSALSSKPVEVVLDEHGKNVTICVPDFGQDLYRDKNLVARLGTALSCGCILYSCLTSTTRWSSDALQGRYGAPELEVARCCFCFGPGGEDAEGQQNVKEGSRVIYDEKKSTVYNYAYFHFVFFLASLYVMMTLTDWFNYESANIETLFSGSWSIFWVKMASCWICVLLYLGTLVAPLCRPSPHFSV, encoded by the exons ATCCCTTTCTTCGAAGACATTTGTAAAGGCATTAAAGCTGGCGACACCTGTGAGAAGCTGGTGGGGTATTCGGCAGTGTATAGAGTCTGTTTTGGGATggcctgtttcttctttctcttctgcctcctgacctTAAAAGTCAACAACAGTAAAAGTTGTAGGGCCTACATTCACAACGG cTTTTGGTTCTTTAAACTTCTGCTGTTGGGGGCCATGTGCTCAGGAGCCTTCTTCATTCCAGATCAGGAGACCTTTCTGAATG CCTGGCGCTATGTGGGAGCCGTCGGAGGCTTCCTCTTTCTAGGCATCCAGCTCCTCTTGCTTGTGGAGTTTGCGCATAAATGGAACAAGAACTG GACTGCAGGCACAGCTATCAACAAGCTGTGGTATGCCTCTCTGTCCCTGGTGACCCTCATCACGTACTCCATCGCCACGGGAGGCTTGATTTTGATGGCAGTGTTTTATACACAGAAAGATGGCTGCATGGATAACAAAATTCTCCTGGGGGTAAACGGAGGCCTGTGTCTGCTTATTTCAGTGGTAGCCATCTCACCCCCTGTCCAAGATC GACAGCCGCACTCCGGGTTACTGCAGTCGGGCCTCATAAGCTGCTACGTCACATACCTCACGTTCTCAGCTCTGTCCAGCAAACCTGTAGAAGTAG TTCTAGACGAACACGGGAAGAATGTCACCATCTGTGTGCCTGACTTCGGTCAGGACCTGTACAGAGACAAAAACTTGGTGGCCAGACTGGGTACTGCTCTCTCGTGTGGGTGCATCTTATATTCGTG TCTGACCTCGACGACAAGGTGGAGTTCTGATGCTCTGCAGGGGCGATACGGGGCTCCTGAACTGGAA GTAGCTCGGTGTTGCTTCTGCTTCGGCCCTGGTGGAGAGG ACGCTGAAGGGCAGCAGAACGTCAAAGAGGGCTCACGGGTCATTTATGATGAGAAGAAAAGCACCGTCTATAACTACGCCTACTTCCATTTCGTGTTCTTCTTGGCCTCCCTCTATGTGATGATGACCCTCACCGACTGGTTCAA CTATGAAAGTGCCAACATTGAAACCTTATTCAGCGGGAGCTGGTCCATCTTCTGGGTCAAGATGGCTTCCTGCTGGATCTGTGTGCTGTTGTATCTGGGTACGCTGGTCGCGCCCCTCTGTCGTCCCTCTCCGCACTTCTCCGTGTGA